The following coding sequences are from one Dermacentor silvarum isolate Dsil-2018 chromosome 4, BIME_Dsil_1.4, whole genome shotgun sequence window:
- the LOC119449109 gene encoding neuropeptide-like protein 29, translating into MEMSGSCFSNSDPMDSDNDYTIVESKRLKRKYRRTTKDVTAYRAMTSVSSKSFLLAVAVLVVLCSIAAAQFGYGGGFGRGFGGGYSRGFGGYGGYGRGFGGGYSRGFGGYGGFGRGFYG; encoded by the exons ATGGAGATGTCCGGTTCCTGTTTCTCCAACAGTGACCCTATGGACTCCGACAATGACTACACCATCGTGGAGAGCAAGCGACTGAAGAGGAAATACCGCAGGACAACCAAAGATGTGA CAGCCTACAGAGCCATGACTTCCGTGAGCAGCAAGTCGTTCCTTCTCGCCGTCGCGGTGCTTGTCGTATTGTGTAGCATCGCAGCTGCCCAGTTCGGCTACGGAGGTGGCTTCGGACGAGGCTTCGGCGGAGGCTACAGTCGTGGATTTGGAGGCTACGGCGGCTACGGACGAGGCTTTGGAGGAGGATACAGCCGCGGCTTTGGAGGCTATGGCGGATTCGGTCGTGGATTCTACGGCTAA